ATCTCGGCGCCCTCGTCCGCGACGGCCGCCTGAAGGAATTGCCGGGAATCGGCCAGGCGATCGCCGACAAGGTCTCCGAGCTGCTCACCACCGGCAAGCTCGCTTACCTCGACACGCTGCGCGCCGAGTTCCCCCCGGGTGTCCTGGAGCTCGTCCAGGTGCCCGACCTGGGTCCGAAGAAGGCCCTGGTCCTCGCCCGCCAGCTGGGGGTGGACGGCGTGGAGGCGCTGGAGAAGGCGTGCCGCGAGGGCCGCGTGCGCCAGCTCTCGGGCTTCGGAGAGAAGAGCGAGGCGAAGATCCTCGCCGGCATCGAGCTGTACCGGCGGACCCGGACGCCCCGGCGGCTGCTCGGGGAGGTGCTGCCCGTGGCGGAGCAACTGCTCGAGTCCATCAAGGCCGCCCCCGGTGTCATCCGCGCGAGCGTCGGAGGCAGCCTGCGCCGGCGGGCCGAGACCGTCGGGGACGTGGACCTCATCGCCTCCGCGCCGGATGCGGGCGCGGTGTTCGATGCCTTCTCCCGCTCGCCCGTGGTGGCCCATGTCATCGGCCGTGGCGAGAGCAAGTGCTCGGTGCGGCTGCACGAGAAGGATCTCCAGGTGGATCTGCGCGTCCTCCCGGACGAGGACTTCGCCACCGCCCTGCACCACTTCACCGGCTCCAAGGCGCACCACGTGCGGCTGCGCGGGCTCGCCCATGAGCGCGGGCTGAAGATCTCCGAGTGGGGCGTCCACCGCGACGACGGCACCAAGGTGCCCGTGCCCGACGAGGCCGCGCTCTACCGGCTGCTCGGCATGCAGTACATCCCTCCCGAGCTGCGTGAGGACACCGGGGAGATCGAAGCCGCGCTCGCGGGCCGGCTGCCCGAGGACCTGGTCACGCTGGAGGACATCCAGGGTGCCGTGCACGCGCACAGCACCTGGTCCGATGGGAAGAACTCGCTGGAGGAGATGGCTCGGGCG
Above is a genomic segment from Archangium lipolyticum containing:
- the polX gene encoding DNA polymerase/3'-5' exonuclease PolX, which encodes MTLADKATVVQVLRDISLLLQMKGENPFRSRAYDTAADRIAGLSEDLGALVRDGRLKELPGIGQAIADKVSELLTTGKLAYLDTLRAEFPPGVLELVQVPDLGPKKALVLARQLGVDGVEALEKACREGRVRQLSGFGEKSEAKILAGIELYRRTRTPRRLLGEVLPVAEQLLESIKAAPGVIRASVGGSLRRRAETVGDVDLIASAPDAGAVFDAFSRSPVVAHVIGRGESKCSVRLHEKDLQVDLRVLPDEDFATALHHFTGSKAHHVRLRGLAHERGLKISEWGVHRDDGTKVPVPDEAALYRLLGMQYIPPELREDTGEIEAALAGRLPEDLVTLEDIQGAVHAHSTWSDGKNSLEEMARAAQALGLKFLTVTEHSQAAIYAGGLKEDDLRRQWDEIDRVNDTVKGVRLLKGIEVDILESGALDYSDGVLERLEVVIGSIHVRHSMDEEQMTQRLLKAFDNPHLHILGHPTGRLIQNREPYPVRMEAVLDKAAERGVVVEVNGKPERLDLKTEHVRQALQRGVKLVVSADAHKAADLRNLAFAVATARRGWARKGDILNTLPAEQFISTLRKLRAA